TTTTGGTATGATTATGCTCAAAAGAAATAATGTCCCTGTAATGTATCGTGGATCTCATTATATACATTTTTTTGCGCTGTTAATACAGATCAAAATGACAGAGTGATAGATGTTAGAAGCCTCTCATTTATCAAGAATCGGTTTGGTGGTGTTGATGCAAAGAAACGACATTATGTGGTAGGCTACACTTTGGTTATTTATTCACTTCATATTACTATATGGTACTGTAATCAAAACACCGTAACAATCAAATTTCCCTTCAACCTTAATATTTGTTATCCATCAAGTTAGTTTTCATTATACCattcatattattattttgcttgTAGATTTCATTTTTCAAGCACCTAGCTGGGGTAATAACAAAAGCTGACTACAAAGCAATGAGAACCGGCTTCATTTTGGTAATTTTTACTGACATTTTTCTAGAAATATCCTTTGTTTTTGTAcaatgattatttaataaaggagaatcctttttttttcttcttttgcagACACATTGTAATGGAAACCTGAGGTTCAACTTTCACAAATATATTGTATACGCGTATGAAGCTGACTTTCATAAAATTGTGTCCATCAGGTAGATTACATTTCAAACAAATCAAACTCATTTTCATGCCTTATATATAATAACCTAATTACTTCTTAtcttttatatttataattttggTTGCAGTTGGATCATGTGGCTGTTTGTGGTCATCTCATTGACGCTCAATGTTGCTGGTATGTTTTCTTACTTACTCTGTATTAAAGATAATAATTCAGTTGATCAGTATGTAATAGATTTTACGTTAATCAGTAATGTTCTTTGTTTAACTAATACTTAGGTTTAACAAATAAGAATCTAGCaaacctttttatttatttatttatttatttataagaatttactatatacggagtacaattAAGTGGATGTTTTTTAATCTCTTTGATATAATGTGCAGGTTGGCATGTATATTTTGCAATATCATTCATCCCCTTCATTGTAAGTACTTAAGATTTGTTTCCTTCAACTTATTTTGTATGAACTTAACTACTTATTTGTACTTTAGCATTTAGAAACTTATGCCAACTTATTTGCAGTTATTTAGTCTGCAATAAgtaaaaataagttaaaaaccAAACATAATGTAAATCGGAACAGAAGAAGTATCAAACAGTAAAATAGCTTGTCTGAATGTTTATTCTATTAACATGCACAAAATGTTAATCTCCAGCTCTTAATTGTACTGGGCACAAAACTGCAACAAGTGATAACAGAATTAGCCATATATATAGCTCAAAGGCATACTGTTGTATTTGGAGAACTGAGGATTCAACCGTCAGATGACTACTTTTGGTGCAACAAACCCAAGATTGCCCTCTTGTTGATCCACTACATACTCTTCTTAAATTCATTTGGCTCTGCAATCTACTTCTGGACACTGGTTAGATATTCATACCTCCTAAACTACGGTTAATCAAACTTGTtgatattattataagactaaCATGATCTGTAACAGTTTAAATTCGGTCCCAAATCTTGCGTCATGGACAAACCAATATATGCCACCTCAAGAATCATTATAATGTAACAATACTTTACACATTCTTACCTTGTTTTCCTTAACTACATGAAATCTGTGCTATTGTACTAACCTGGTTTTGTATTTCCTTGGTTAAGGGTGGTTGTTCAAACGATATGCAGTTACAGCACTCTGCCGCTCTATGCAATTGTAACACAGGTAATTTGTCCTTTTAGCTAGTTAGTAATCATTTACCTTGCTTTTTAAGGCAAAATAAATCACTAACGTGTGTATTTACTGTATTGTTTCGATATCAAAGATGGGAAGTTCATACAACAAGGACGCAATGGAGAGATTTGGCAATGAATTAAACCGCGCTGGTGCAATTGCAGACAGGACTCCAGAAGAAGCGGATGCAGCAGTATCAGTTGAGATGTCAAATCACCAGGAACGGCATTGAATTCTTTAAAATTGCAACTTCAGACAAGTTGTAAGTTACCAGTGAAGAACCTGTTGATAGAAAACACAAAAATTAAAATGTACATAGATTAAAACCATTGTAGTTTTGCAAGGTCCTACAGATTCAAAGAAATGTATATATTTGTACAAGTACTAAGATTTTCTTTTATTGAGCTGGAAGAAATTTTACAGCTAGTGTGAATCTAACAGAACGAGCGTTACAACCATTTATACTCTCTTCTACAACTTTGTAAAGATAGCCAATGATCTCAATTGCTATAATACCGGTGCTGCAGATGCAAATTATAACGTGAAAACCAGTTTTCTGATTTTAAATTGCTACTTGCCTTATATTTATACTGCAGCAACTACTACAGATTGCAGATTAACTTTGAAACATGCTCGACAATTTCACAATTATTATTAGGCAAGCTAATCCATTATTAGTCAAGCATGGCATTACCATTTCTCTTAGACAAAGATGTGCAAGCACATTCTTTGCAACAAATATATAATATTGAACTATCTTTCTTAGGAAGTCATGTATAGTTTCAGAGAAAATTTGGAAAGAGTGTGCAGGAAATGTAAGAAAAGATGGCAGGAGGAGAAGGAGGCCCCTCGTTTGAGTCTACCCCGTCATGGATCATTGGGACAGTGGTTTTTCTAATGGTTGCAGTTTCTTGGGCCATGGAAAAATTTCTCGGTTTCCTTGGTCAGGCAAGTATCCCTATCCCCTCCCTCAGACCTTAGACCCAGCAATTTTTTTCTGTTGGAAAACTAAAACAAGAAAACATGATTGCAGAggttgaaaaagaaagaaaagaaaccaCTTTATGAGGCCTTGCAGAAGATCAAAGAAGGTGATCAAACAACTTCTAGCTCCTTGTTTGCTTCTTTTTCCTCACAATTACGCTCTGACACTTCTCCTGCAGAGTTAATGCTATTGGGATTCGTATCTCTGTTGCTAGCTGTGTTTCAAGATGAGATTGCAAGTAAG
This genomic stretch from Spinacia oleracea cultivar Varoflay chromosome 3, BTI_SOV_V1, whole genome shotgun sequence harbors:
- the LOC110793047 gene encoding MLO-like protein 1 yields the protein MAGGGGGPTFEGTPSWVIGGVVFVIIAVSLAIEKLLHYLGKMLLRKEKIPLYHALNKVKEELMILGFISLLLTFFQDEIDKWCIPEKLTERWLPCAKDKGDTASTANYQIPAGGRRLLAEDVANSTCPAGKVPIVSIGVLHDLHYLIFILAIVHVLNCMLIVLLGEIKISLWRKWEDAIRIQNIADHNDQNDRVIDVRSLSFIKNRFGGVDAKKRHYVISFFKHLAGVITKADYKAMRTGFILTHCNGNLRFNFHKYIVYAYEADFHKIVSISWIMWLFVVISLTLNVAGWHVYFAISFIPFILLIVLGTKLQQVITELAIYIAQRHTVVFGELRIQPSDDYFWCNKPKIALLLIHYILFLNSFGSAIYFWTLFKFGPKSCVMDKPIYATSRIIIMVVVQTICSYSTLPLYAIVTQMGSSYNKDAMERFGNELNRAGAIADRTPEEADAAVSVEMSNHQERH